One genomic segment of Nocardia spumae includes these proteins:
- the eccD gene encoding type VII secretion integral membrane protein EccD encodes MTHARLDHIEEDSSRGIVRAPDLARVTILAKHTQVDMAIPADVPVALVIPSVVDMVAQHSRTNDFDNSGEQFQPAEWVLARIGQPPFSNSLSLGEQGVRDGELLMLESADHVAPSPLFDDIMYNVAIADADHFRSWSPRVARITGSIIAVLTMLAGCTGLLAAPDAMAGWITGAIAAALTILLVVAGTVMSRMYGDTASAIVLGGCALPSAFAAGMLIVPDHYGWANLLLGSVLLGATAVLAWRVSGVGLALFIGATTLSVFAIPAALVGLLTSQPVKAIGAVAAALALGALSLAPRVSMLLAKLPLPPVPSPGTPIDPTEDDPDDHRALPTMDVLRTKSERARMYLAGLVGATTLVTAIGALVSTDPTADSPYWPGIALALVCAAVLMFRSRTYVSAELAVALLSGGAAILLIMTVGAAFVVEQPLAVFGAAMVMLIAALVLGTIVPNQSATPPMRRAVELLEYGFVAAVLPLVFWVAELYTLVRSL; translated from the coding sequence GTGACGCACGCGCGACTGGACCATATCGAAGAGGATTCGAGCCGCGGAATCGTACGGGCGCCCGATCTGGCGCGAGTGACAATTCTGGCGAAGCACACGCAGGTCGACATGGCCATCCCGGCCGATGTACCGGTCGCGCTGGTGATTCCCAGTGTGGTCGACATGGTCGCGCAGCACAGTCGCACCAACGATTTCGACAACAGCGGCGAGCAGTTCCAGCCGGCCGAATGGGTGCTCGCGCGCATCGGACAGCCGCCGTTCTCCAACTCCTTGAGTCTCGGTGAACAGGGCGTGCGCGACGGCGAACTGCTCATGCTCGAAAGCGCCGACCACGTGGCGCCGAGCCCACTGTTCGACGACATCATGTACAACGTCGCGATCGCCGACGCCGACCACTTCCGCAGCTGGTCCCCGCGGGTCGCGCGGATCACCGGATCGATCATCGCGGTGCTGACCATGCTCGCCGGCTGCACCGGTCTGCTCGCCGCGCCGGATGCGATGGCGGGCTGGATCACCGGGGCGATCGCCGCGGCGCTCACCATCCTGCTGGTGGTGGCCGGCACCGTGATGAGTCGGATGTACGGCGACACCGCCTCGGCGATAGTGCTCGGCGGTTGCGCGTTGCCGAGCGCGTTCGCCGCGGGCATGTTGATCGTGCCGGACCACTACGGCTGGGCGAACCTGCTGCTCGGTTCGGTACTCCTCGGCGCGACCGCGGTGCTGGCCTGGCGGGTCAGCGGGGTCGGCCTGGCGCTGTTCATCGGCGCCACAACGCTTTCCGTGTTCGCGATTCCCGCCGCGCTCGTCGGCCTGCTCACGTCGCAGCCGGTCAAGGCCATCGGCGCGGTCGCCGCCGCGTTGGCCCTGGGCGCGCTCTCGCTCGCCCCGCGGGTGTCGATGCTGCTCGCGAAACTGCCGCTGCCGCCGGTGCCTTCGCCCGGAACGCCGATCGACCCGACCGAGGACGACCCCGACGACCACCGCGCGCTGCCGACCATGGACGTCCTGCGCACGAAATCCGAACGGGCCCGGATGTATCTGGCCGGTCTCGTCGGCGCGACCACGCTCGTGACCGCGATCGGCGCGCTCGTATCCACCGACCCGACGGCGGACAGTCCGTACTGGCCGGGTATCGCCCTGGCTCTGGTCTGCGCGGCGGTGCTGATGTTCCGCAGTCGCACCTACGTCAGCGCCGAACTGGCGGTGGCACTGTTGTCCGGCGGTGCGGCCATTCTGCTGATCATGACGGTCGGCGCGGCCTTCGTCGTCGAGCAGCCGCTCGCGGTGTTCGGCGCGGCCATGGTGATGCTGATCGCCGCCCTGGTGCTGGGCACGATCGTGCCGAACCAGTCGGCGACACCGCCGATGCGCCGCGCGGTGGAGCTGCTGGAATACGGGTTCGTGGCGGCCGTGCTGCCGCTGGTGTTCTGGGTGGCCGAGTTGTACACGCTCGTGCGATCGCTCTGA
- the mycP gene encoding type VII secretion-associated serine protease mycosin — protein sequence MKPKSFGRKILRVTTVVAVVGLSASVGTGAAVADKPVVNPGALPAGGNPAPPDPTEQPANSPCASTSTGGDGPTVPTAQRSLELDKAWQFSRGGGQLVAVIDTGVMRHPRLPGLIAAGDYVSTTDGTDDCDAHGTFVAGIIAATQVPGQGFSGVAPDAQVMSIRQTSGYFQKKGAGRDKGPDAMPDGYGTTHTLAQAVRRAADMGATVINMSEVACQSGPIPDDDLGAAVHYAAVEKNVVVVTAAANNDKCKGTNPVIDPLDPSADPWSKVNLNVSPARWDDYVLSVGSIDDNGQPSKFTVPGPWLGVAAPGENLTSLDPHWDDPRSKGTAVAKLDQQGKAEPVSGTSFAAPYVAGVAALVRARYPELSALEVVKRIEATAHAPAEGWNPYVGYGAVDPVAALTAQVPNALPPKRPGAARSWQLPVPTTPPAPDHTSRNVALIGSGAIGVLVVLGFLASYPLRRRFGDRGDQ from the coding sequence ATGAAGCCGAAATCGTTCGGGCGCAAGATACTTCGAGTCACGACGGTGGTCGCGGTGGTGGGTTTGAGCGCCTCCGTCGGCACCGGCGCCGCGGTCGCGGACAAGCCCGTGGTCAATCCCGGCGCACTACCGGCGGGCGGCAACCCCGCACCTCCCGATCCCACCGAGCAGCCGGCGAATTCACCGTGCGCCAGCACCAGCACCGGTGGTGACGGGCCGACCGTTCCGACCGCACAGCGCAGTCTGGAACTGGACAAGGCCTGGCAGTTCTCTCGTGGCGGTGGCCAATTGGTCGCGGTTATCGATACCGGTGTGATGCGCCATCCCCGGCTGCCCGGACTGATCGCGGCCGGCGACTACGTCTCCACCACCGACGGCACCGACGACTGCGATGCCCACGGCACTTTCGTCGCCGGCATCATCGCGGCGACACAGGTACCGGGACAAGGTTTTTCGGGTGTCGCCCCCGATGCGCAGGTGATGAGCATCCGCCAGACCTCGGGTTACTTCCAGAAGAAGGGCGCCGGCCGCGACAAGGGACCCGATGCCATGCCCGACGGCTACGGCACCACCCACACCCTGGCGCAGGCGGTACGGCGGGCCGCGGACATGGGCGCCACGGTGATCAACATGTCCGAGGTGGCATGCCAATCCGGGCCCATTCCCGACGACGATCTCGGCGCCGCGGTCCACTACGCCGCCGTCGAGAAGAACGTGGTGGTGGTGACCGCGGCCGCCAACAACGACAAGTGCAAGGGCACCAACCCGGTCATCGATCCGCTGGATCCGTCGGCGGATCCGTGGAGCAAGGTCAATCTGAACGTCTCGCCCGCGCGCTGGGACGACTACGTGCTGTCGGTGGGTTCCATCGACGACAACGGCCAGCCCTCGAAGTTCACCGTTCCCGGGCCCTGGCTCGGGGTGGCGGCGCCGGGCGAGAATCTGACCTCGCTCGATCCGCACTGGGACGATCCGCGCAGTAAGGGCACGGCCGTCGCCAAACTGGATCAGCAGGGCAAGGCCGAGCCGGTCTCCGGAACCAGTTTCGCCGCACCGTATGTGGCGGGAGTGGCCGCTCTCGTCCGCGCCCGGTACCCGGAACTCAGCGCGCTCGAGGTCGTCAAGCGCATCGAGGCGACCGCCCACGCACCGGCCGAGGGCTGGAATCCGTATGTCGGTTACGGCGCGGTCGACCCGGTCGCCGCGCTCACGGCTCAGGTGCCGAACGCCTTGCCGCCCAAACGTCCCGGCGCCGCCCGGAGCTGGCAGCTGCCGGTGCCGACCACGCCTCCGGCGCCCGATCACACCTCCCGGAACGTGGCATTGATCGGTTCGGGCGCGATCGGAGTGCTGGTCGTGCTCGGATTTCTGGCCTCGTATCCGTTGCGGCGCCGCTTCGGTGACCGCGGGGATCAGTGA
- a CDS encoding pyridoxamine 5'-phosphate oxidase family protein, translating into MQTINLAELYDLDPLNWSAVVDGLNAGFPQAPGSGGPDRHTCWLATVDPDGSPHLTAVGALWVDGAFWFETGPRTRKARNLSRDPRCTLAVALDTFDLSVAGTAERVADPATVAERAADWAAGGWPCRVDDSGAALTAAFSAPSAGPPPWHVYRIAVKAATALATVEPGGATRWTFDGSR; encoded by the coding sequence ATGCAGACGATCAATCTCGCGGAACTGTACGACCTCGACCCGCTGAACTGGTCCGCGGTTGTGGACGGACTGAACGCCGGATTCCCGCAGGCGCCCGGCAGCGGAGGACCCGACCGGCACACCTGTTGGTTGGCGACCGTCGATCCCGACGGCAGCCCGCATCTGACCGCAGTGGGCGCGCTCTGGGTCGACGGAGCCTTCTGGTTCGAGACGGGCCCGCGAACTCGCAAGGCGCGCAACCTGTCTCGTGATCCGCGCTGCACGCTCGCCGTGGCGTTGGATACCTTCGATCTGAGCGTCGCCGGCACCGCCGAACGGGTCGCCGATCCGGCCACGGTCGCCGAACGGGCGGCCGACTGGGCCGCCGGGGGCTGGCCCTGCCGCGTCGACGATTCCGGTGCCGCGCTGACCGCCGCCTTCAGCGCGCCGTCGGCGGGCCCGCCGCCGTGGCACGTCTATCGCATCGCGGTGAAGGCCGCGACGGCCCTGGCCACCGTCGAACCCGGCGGTGCCACCCGCTGGACGTTCGACGGTAGCCGGTGA
- a CDS encoding MFS transporter — MTVAGRQRLTPDQRNSFIAAQLGWTMDAFDFFLVVFVYADIAVTFDMPKSDVAFITTATLIMRPVGALLFGIWADRVGRRIPLMVDVAFYSVVGFLCAFAPNFTVLLILRLLYGIGMGGEWGLGAALAMEKIPAERRGFFSGLLQEGYSFGYLLASLASLLVMNWLGLSWRWLFALSVIPALIILVIRTRVGESEAWESSREHMRLTQTSFRDVIMNPVVIRRFAYLVLLMTAFNWMSHGTQDVYPTFLSAVENGGAGLSSATAKWIAVVYNIGAIIGGLVFGSLSQKYGRRYTIVFCALLGLPIVPLFAYSTTAAMLCLGSFLMQLMVQGAWGVIPAHLTELSPDSIRGFYPGVTYQLGNLLASLNLPIQERLAESHGYPFALAVTIVPVLIVVAFLTLIGKEAKGIRFGTGASVIPETSTTG; from the coding sequence ATGACAGTCGCCGGCAGGCAACGTCTCACGCCGGACCAAAGAAATTCGTTCATCGCCGCTCAGCTGGGCTGGACGATGGATGCCTTCGATTTCTTTCTGGTCGTCTTCGTCTACGCCGATATCGCCGTCACCTTCGATATGCCGAAGTCCGACGTCGCCTTCATCACGACGGCGACCCTCATCATGCGACCGGTGGGCGCCCTACTGTTCGGGATCTGGGCCGATCGGGTCGGTCGGCGCATACCGCTGATGGTGGATGTCGCCTTCTACTCGGTGGTCGGATTCCTGTGCGCCTTCGCGCCGAATTTCACTGTGCTGCTGATACTTCGGCTGCTGTACGGCATCGGCATGGGTGGCGAATGGGGACTCGGCGCGGCCCTGGCGATGGAGAAGATTCCGGCCGAACGGCGGGGCTTCTTCTCCGGGCTCCTGCAGGAGGGCTACTCCTTCGGCTATCTGCTCGCCTCGCTGGCCTCCCTGCTGGTGATGAACTGGCTCGGGCTGTCCTGGCGCTGGTTGTTCGCGCTGTCGGTGATCCCGGCGTTGATCATCCTGGTCATCCGCACCCGGGTCGGGGAATCGGAGGCGTGGGAGAGCAGCCGGGAACATATGCGGCTCACCCAGACCTCGTTCCGCGATGTGATCATGAATCCGGTCGTCATCCGCCGCTTCGCGTATCTGGTACTGCTGATGACCGCGTTCAACTGGATGAGCCACGGTACGCAGGACGTCTACCCGACGTTCCTGTCCGCGGTCGAGAACGGTGGCGCGGGACTGTCCTCGGCGACCGCGAAATGGATTGCGGTGGTGTACAACATCGGCGCCATCATCGGCGGCCTGGTGTTCGGCAGCCTGTCGCAGAAGTACGGACGGCGCTACACCATCGTGTTCTGCGCCCTGCTCGGCCTGCCGATCGTCCCGCTGTTCGCGTATTCGACGACCGCCGCAATGCTGTGCCTGGGCTCGTTCCTGATGCAGTTGATGGTCCAGGGCGCCTGGGGCGTGATCCCGGCGCACCTGACGGAACTGTCGCCGGACTCGATCCGTGGCTTCTATCCGGGTGTCACCTATCAGCTCGGCAATCTGCTGGCCTCACTCAATCTGCCCATCCAGGAGCGGCTGGCCGAAAGCCACGGCTATCCGTTCGCGCTGGCCGTCACGATCGTGCCGGTGCTGATCGTCGTCGCCTTTCTGACCCTGATCGGTAAGGAGGCCAAGGGAATTCGCTTCGGCACCGGCGCGAGCGTCATACCGGAGACGAGCACCACCGGATGA
- the eccB gene encoding type VII secretion protein EccB produces the protein MPSKPTTRWQVSGYRFLVRRMEHALVRRDVRMLHDPMRSQSRAYAAGLVLGIVALAGCGVLALLRPQGSIGDNKILLGKDSGAVYAVIDGVVHPSLNLASARLAVGEPAKAVSIKESELSKKPRGALIGIPGAPSSLNFDSSGHGRSWSICDELKNDGSRDLTTTVLAGDPQLGSKATTMAEGRALLVQGRDAAYLIYENQRARVDMNDPKVTEALGIRGMTPRPISAGLLNAIPEVLPIVPPKITDPGGTPNYSLSNHRIGDVVHVDTKDQSYVVLREGLQAISPLTADIVRNSNPTASENPEISQFESTQAPVSNELPVQKYPAKPPTIVDPKDQPIDCMSWKPVSGAADKADGSKRAELAVLTGHSLPIPGDAQTTPLAQADASGPNVDAFYSTPGSGFFVQTTGIEADSQRRDSMFFVADTGVRYGIKDAAAQKALGMDAEKAKPELAPYQIVGLLAAGPTLGRQEAMVAHDGVAPDPNPAKQLVQSKQDQSAQQSQN, from the coding sequence ATGCCTTCAAAGCCCACTACGCGCTGGCAGGTCAGCGGTTATCGCTTCCTGGTCCGGCGAATGGAGCACGCCTTGGTGCGCCGGGACGTGCGGATGCTGCACGACCCGATGCGCTCGCAATCGCGAGCCTACGCGGCCGGGCTGGTACTGGGCATCGTCGCGCTGGCCGGATGTGGCGTGCTGGCGCTGCTGCGTCCACAGGGCTCCATCGGGGACAACAAGATCCTGCTCGGCAAGGATTCCGGCGCCGTCTACGCGGTGATCGACGGAGTCGTGCACCCGTCTCTGAATCTGGCGTCGGCGCGGCTGGCCGTCGGTGAACCCGCGAAAGCGGTGTCCATCAAGGAATCCGAGCTGTCGAAGAAGCCCCGCGGCGCGCTGATCGGTATTCCGGGCGCACCGTCCTCACTCAATTTCGACAGCAGCGGTCACGGCCGATCCTGGTCGATCTGCGACGAGCTGAAGAACGACGGCAGCCGGGATCTGACCACCACCGTGCTCGCCGGCGACCCGCAGCTGGGCAGCAAGGCCACCACGATGGCCGAGGGCCGGGCGCTGCTGGTGCAGGGGCGCGACGCGGCCTACCTGATCTACGAGAATCAGCGGGCCCGGGTCGATATGAACGATCCGAAAGTCACCGAGGCGCTGGGTATTCGAGGTATGACGCCGCGCCCGATCAGCGCCGGTCTGCTCAATGCCATTCCCGAGGTGCTGCCGATCGTGCCGCCGAAGATCACCGATCCGGGCGGTACCCCGAACTACTCGCTGAGCAACCACCGGATCGGCGATGTGGTGCATGTCGATACCAAGGACCAGTCCTATGTGGTGTTGCGCGAAGGCCTGCAGGCGATTTCGCCGCTGACCGCTGATATCGTCCGCAACTCCAACCCGACCGCCTCGGAGAATCCCGAGATCAGCCAGTTCGAGAGCACTCAGGCCCCGGTCTCGAACGAGCTTCCGGTGCAGAAGTATCCGGCGAAGCCGCCGACCATCGTGGATCCGAAGGATCAGCCGATCGATTGCATGTCGTGGAAGCCGGTCTCCGGCGCCGCGGACAAGGCGGACGGCAGTAAGCGGGCGGAATTGGCGGTGCTGACCGGACATTCGCTGCCTATTCCGGGCGATGCGCAGACCACCCCGCTGGCGCAGGCCGATGCCTCGGGCCCGAACGTGGACGCCTTCTACTCCACCCCGGGTTCCGGATTCTTCGTGCAGACCACCGGAATCGAGGCCGACAGTCAGCGTCGCGACAGCATGTTCTTCGTCGCCGACACCGGTGTGCGCTATGGCATCAAGGATGCCGCCGCGCAGAAGGCGCTGGGTATGGACGCGGAGAAGGCCAAGCCCGAACTCGCTCCGTACCAGATCGTAGGTCTGCTGGCCGCGGGTCCGACGCTGGGCCGCCAGGAGGCGATGGTCGCCCACGACGGTGTCGCGCCGGACCCGAACCCGGCCAAGCAGCTGGTGCAGTCGAAACAGGATCAGTCCGCCCAGCAGTCGCAGAACTGA